One Hugenholtzia roseola DSM 9546 genomic window carries:
- a CDS encoding TonB-dependent receptor, translated as MTFTQLSKKVAFFVAAFIAALFSNPIAAQSHQNQDKNHHTQNHHTQNHLEGKVYDATTQEPLIGATLLWKTAATTKGTVTDANGVFHLDKSLETDTLLVSYVGFQTDTLLIAAEQNYIEIALKSVVLNEVEVTANLGLDREIQQAELLTVKDLRKAACCNLAESFETNASVDAATTDAVSGNRQIRLLGLDGRFSQLMVESLPMMRGLNLRAGLHFIPGTWVQSIDINKGAGSVANGYESMTGQINVELVKPENMLQNGEKLFLNAYLNQFGRAELNAHTAYKISPRWSQLWLLHGSTQVREMDENNDNFMDSPRYKQANAFTRFKYEGKKMEAMLGGRFLWEDKISGQNGSSFNDKSADNTRYNVAMENKKADFFAKVGFFINSKTTFGNQFSAQYHQSQNVWGLRQFEGTQTQLYYNGILETELSETHKLRAGLSLTYDDFGQQYQDRLSDSLRLYDWSRKEKVAGAFFEHTLKAAKFQAVSGLRMDYHNLWGLIPIARLHLKYEFSEKTILRASAGNGFRLVNPTIDFGNFLPSGRILQVESLEPERLWNFGVSLAQQLSVGGRKGRVVADFYHTRFQNQVVADVETAGILAIYNLQDQSCANSFQIQTELEPFKGFEISAAYKFYDVQAAFRNPTPQQKSQMRQMPLTPKHRFFINTAYTTANEKWNFDLTGQWVGSQRLSASPLDTQSQSPAYMLWNGQITRSFPKWDLYVGGENLLNFIQPNAILDAQNPFSNQFDAGRIWGNVMGRMVYVGMRISVK; from the coding sequence ATGACTTTCACACAACTTTCAAAAAAGGTAGCCTTTTTCGTGGCTGCTTTTATTGCTGCTCTCTTTTCAAATCCGATTGCAGCACAATCGCACCAAAATCAAGACAAAAATCATCATACCCAAAATCATCATACCCAAAATCATTTGGAAGGCAAAGTGTATGATGCCACTACCCAAGAGCCGCTTATAGGCGCGACCCTCTTATGGAAAACGGCTGCTACTACAAAAGGCACAGTTACAGACGCAAACGGCGTTTTTCATCTGGACAAAAGCCTCGAAACCGACACGCTTCTGGTCAGTTATGTAGGTTTCCAAACGGATACGCTTTTGATAGCGGCAGAGCAAAATTATATAGAAATTGCTTTGAAATCTGTGGTTTTAAATGAAGTAGAAGTAACGGCTAACTTAGGTTTGGATAGGGAAATCCAACAGGCAGAACTGCTGACAGTCAAAGACTTGCGAAAGGCGGCTTGTTGTAATTTGGCAGAAAGTTTCGAAACCAACGCCTCGGTAGATGCCGCTACCACAGATGCCGTCAGTGGCAATCGTCAGATTCGCCTTTTGGGGTTAGATGGGCGTTTTTCACAGCTCATGGTGGAAAGTTTGCCTATGATGCGTGGCTTGAATTTGCGTGCAGGGCTGCATTTCATACCCGGTACTTGGGTGCAATCCATCGACATCAACAAGGGCGCAGGTTCGGTAGCCAATGGCTATGAATCGATGACAGGGCAAATCAATGTAGAGCTGGTAAAGCCCGAAAATATGCTCCAAAATGGCGAAAAACTTTTCCTCAATGCCTACCTCAATCAATTTGGCAGAGCCGAACTCAACGCCCATACTGCCTATAAAATTTCGCCGCGCTGGTCGCAACTTTGGCTCTTGCATGGCAGCACGCAGGTACGCGAAATGGACGAAAACAACGATAATTTTATGGATTCGCCGCGCTATAAGCAAGCCAATGCCTTTACACGCTTCAAATATGAGGGCAAAAAAATGGAAGCCATGTTGGGCGGACGTTTTCTTTGGGAAGACAAAATCAGCGGACAAAATGGTTCTTCTTTCAACGACAAAAGTGCCGACAACACGCGCTACAATGTGGCGATGGAAAATAAAAAAGCCGATTTTTTTGCAAAAGTAGGATTTTTTATCAACTCAAAAACTACCTTCGGCAATCAGTTTTCGGCACAATATCATCAAAGTCAAAACGTATGGGGATTGCGTCAATTTGAGGGAACACAGACCCAACTCTACTACAATGGCATTTTGGAAACCGAACTTTCAGAAACACACAAATTGCGAGCAGGTTTGAGCCTCACTTACGACGATTTTGGGCAGCAATACCAAGACCGTCTTTCCGATTCGCTTAGGCTTTACGATTGGAGCAGAAAAGAAAAAGTGGCGGGTGCATTTTTCGAGCATACCTTGAAAGCGGCTAAATTTCAGGCAGTTTCGGGGCTAAGAATGGATTATCACAACCTTTGGGGGCTGATTCCGATAGCGCGTTTGCACCTCAAATACGAATTTTCGGAAAAAACAATCTTACGCGCTTCGGCAGGCAATGGTTTTCGCCTTGTCAATCCGACCATCGACTTCGGAAATTTCCTACCCAGCGGCAGGATTTTGCAGGTAGAAAGTTTAGAACCTGAAAGACTTTGGAACTTTGGCGTGAGTTTGGCGCAGCAGCTTTCGGTAGGCGGGCGCAAAGGGCGTGTCGTTGCCGATTTTTACCATACCCGTTTTCAAAATCAGGTAGTGGCAGATGTAGAAACGGCGGGCATTTTAGCGATTTACAACCTCCAAGACCAGTCGTGTGCCAATAGTTTCCAAATTCAGACCGAACTCGAACCCTTTAAGGGCTTCGAAATTTCTGCCGCCTATAAATTTTACGACGTGCAGGCGGCTTTTCGCAATCCGACACCCCAACAAAAAAGCCAAATGCGACAGATGCCGCTCACACCCAAGCACCGTTTTTTCATCAATACCGCCTACACAACGGCAAATGAAAAGTGGAACTTCGACCTCACAGGGCAGTGGGTAGGTAGCCAACGCCTAAGTGCAAGTCCGCTCGATACGCAGAGTCAAAGTCCTGCCTATATGCTTTGGAATGGGCAAATTACGCGCAGTTTCCCCAAATGGGATTTGTATGTAGGAGGCGAAAACCTGCTTAATTTCATACAACCCAATGCCATTTTAGATGCCCAAAATCCTTTTTCTAACCAATTTGATGCAGGTAGAATTTGGGGCAACGTCATGGGGCGCATGGTCTATGTAGGCATGCGAATTTCGGTGAAATAA
- a CDS encoding HYC_CC_PP family protein, whose product MAFQIGFATIGLPIYEHLCKMKEKTTVTILNAYECCCEVQAQKFKARFGCDLEQGTTENDCCDTKTQLLQDQTDKHFPKDFKFKFLENFVSDFFFFEFEIVEKISFGQEKIALLYGADLPPPNLYGKKLLIFIQLFRL is encoded by the coding sequence ATGGCTTTTCAGATAGGTTTTGCCACTATTGGGCTGCCTATCTATGAGCATTTGTGTAAGATGAAGGAAAAAACGACCGTTACGATACTCAACGCCTACGAATGTTGTTGCGAGGTGCAGGCGCAAAAGTTTAAGGCGCGTTTTGGTTGTGATTTAGAACAAGGCACAACAGAAAACGATTGTTGCGATACCAAAACCCAACTTTTACAAGACCAAACAGACAAGCATTTTCCAAAAGATTTTAAGTTTAAATTTTTAGAAAATTTTGTTTCGGACTTCTTCTTTTTCGAGTTCGAGATAGTAGAAAAAATTAGCTTCGGGCAGGAAAAAATCGCACTCCTTTATGGGGCTGACTTGCCGCCGCCCAATCTGTACGGCAAAAAACTGCTCATTTTTATCCAACTTTTTAGACTATAA
- the carB gene encoding carbamoyl-phosphate synthase large subunit, giving the protein MPKNNDIKHILIIGSGPIIIGQACEFDYSGSQAARSLREEGIQVSLINSNPATIMTDPLNADHVYLQPLTPESIEKILQEQDIDAVLPTMGGQTALNLAIACHERGLWEKYNVRIIGVDLHAIETTEDRDKFKQCMERIGVQVAKGQVARSFLEGKKIAQEIGFPLVIRPSFTLGGTGGSVVQDPEEFDEALSRGLHLSPIHEVLVEQSVLGWKEYELELLRDNAGNVIIICSIENFDPMGVHTGDSITVAPAMTLADTTYQKMRDLAILMMNSIGSFAGGCNVQFSVNPANDDEIIGIEINPRVSRSSALASKATGYPIAKIAAKLAIGYNLDELPNAITGTTSAFFEPSLDYVIVKIPRWNFDKFKGADTRLGFQMKSVGEAMGIGRNFQEALQKACQSLEIRRNGLGADGKELRDQEQIHQKLKVPSWDRLFRIYDAMKLGIPFKRIQDLTKIDPWFLHQIEEMVFLENEIEKHTIHNITNELLLAAKKRGYADRQLAHLLRCLESEVYKKREEMGIKRVWKVVDTCAAEFEAKTPYYYSTFEQENESTCSDKKKIIVLGSGPNRIGQGIEFDYSCVHGILAAKEAGYETIMINCNPETVSTDFDIADKLYFEPIFWEHLYDIIQHEKPEGVIVQLGGQTALKLAEKLNRYNIPIIGTSYEALDLAEDRGRFSDLLKENDIPYPRYFAIKNAEEALDLAKDLNFPLLVRPSYVLGGQNMKIVINEQELEQHVVNIFKEMGEGSVLIDEFLSGAIEAEADAICDGEMVKIIGIMEHIEPAGIHSGDSYAVLPTFDLPQEIIQTIEEYTKKIALALHTRGLLNVQYAIKDGKVYVIEANPRASRTVPFICKAYQEPYVKWATWVMLGYKKLAALPFNPTKEGYAIKIPVFSFDKFPNVNKELGPEMKSTGEAIQFIKDLKDPFFRDIYKQRNLYLSR; this is encoded by the coding sequence ATGCCCAAAAATAACGACATCAAGCATATTCTTATCATTGGCAGCGGTCCCATCATTATCGGACAGGCTTGCGAATTTGACTATTCTGGCTCACAGGCAGCGCGTTCGCTGCGTGAAGAAGGCATACAGGTTTCGCTCATCAATTCGAACCCCGCCACCATCATGACCGACCCCCTCAATGCCGACCACGTCTATTTGCAACCGCTCACGCCCGAATCGATAGAAAAAATCTTACAGGAACAGGACATTGATGCCGTCTTGCCGACTATGGGCGGTCAGACGGCATTAAATTTAGCTATCGCCTGCCATGAGCGAGGGCTGTGGGAAAAGTACAACGTGCGCATCATTGGGGTAGATTTGCACGCCATCGAAACGACGGAAGACCGCGACAAGTTTAAGCAGTGCATGGAACGTATCGGCGTGCAGGTAGCCAAAGGGCAGGTAGCACGCTCATTTTTAGAAGGCAAAAAGATAGCCCAAGAAATAGGCTTTCCGCTGGTCATTCGCCCCTCTTTTACCTTAGGCGGCACAGGCGGCAGTGTGGTACAAGACCCCGAAGAATTTGATGAAGCCCTTTCGCGCGGTCTGCACCTTTCGCCCATACACGAAGTTTTGGTAGAGCAGTCTGTTTTGGGTTGGAAAGAGTACGAATTAGAACTTCTGCGCGACAATGCAGGCAACGTCATTATCATTTGTTCGATAGAGAATTTTGACCCCATGGGGGTGCATACAGGCGATTCTATCACCGTCGCACCTGCCATGACCCTTGCCGATACGACTTATCAAAAGATGCGCGACCTTGCCATTTTGATGATGAATAGTATTGGCTCTTTTGCAGGGGGCTGTAATGTGCAGTTTTCCGTCAATCCTGCCAATGATGACGAAATTATAGGCATAGAAATCAACCCTCGTGTGTCGCGCTCTTCGGCGTTGGCTTCGAAAGCAACGGGCTACCCTATCGCTAAAATCGCCGCTAAATTAGCCATAGGCTACAATTTAGATGAGCTACCCAACGCCATTACAGGCACAACCTCTGCCTTTTTCGAGCCTTCGCTGGATTATGTCATTGTCAAAATTCCGCGCTGGAACTTTGATAAATTCAAAGGCGCAGATACGCGCTTGGGTTTTCAGATGAAATCGGTAGGTGAGGCAATGGGTATTGGTAGAAATTTTCAGGAAGCCCTGCAAAAAGCCTGTCAGTCCTTAGAAATTCGCCGCAACGGTCTGGGTGCAGATGGCAAAGAATTGCGCGACCAAGAGCAAATCCACCAAAAACTCAAAGTTCCTTCATGGGATAGGCTCTTTCGTATCTATGATGCCATGAAGTTGGGGATTCCTTTTAAAAGGATTCAAGATTTGACCAAAATAGACCCTTGGTTTTTGCATCAAATTGAAGAAATGGTATTTTTAGAAAATGAAATAGAAAAACATACCATTCACAATATCACAAACGAATTGCTTTTAGCCGCCAAAAAGCGCGGCTATGCCGATAGACAATTAGCCCACCTTCTGCGCTGCCTTGAAAGCGAGGTCTATAAAAAGCGCGAAGAAATGGGCATTAAGCGCGTCTGGAAGGTAGTGGATACCTGTGCTGCCGAATTTGAAGCCAAAACGCCTTACTATTATTCTACCTTCGAACAAGAAAATGAATCGACTTGTAGCGATAAAAAGAAAATCATTGTCTTGGGTTCGGGTCCTAATCGTATCGGACAAGGGATAGAGTTTGATTATAGTTGTGTGCATGGCATTTTGGCGGCAAAAGAAGCAGGTTATGAAACCATCATGATAAATTGCAATCCCGAAACGGTTTCTACTGATTTTGATATTGCAGATAAACTATATTTTGAGCCTATCTTTTGGGAACATCTCTACGATATTATCCAACACGAAAAACCCGAAGGTGTTATCGTGCAGTTGGGCGGACAGACGGCGTTGAAGTTAGCCGAAAAGCTCAATCGCTACAACATTCCCATCATTGGCACAAGCTACGAAGCCTTAGACCTTGCCGAAGATAGAGGGCGTTTTTCAGATTTGCTCAAAGAAAACGACATTCCCTATCCGCGCTATTTTGCGATAAAGAACGCCGAAGAAGCCTTAGATTTGGCAAAGGACTTGAATTTTCCGCTCTTGGTGCGTCCTTCTTATGTTTTGGGCGGACAGAATATGAAAATTGTCATCAATGAGCAGGAATTGGAGCAGCATGTCGTTAATATCTTCAAAGAGATGGGCGAGGGTTCGGTCTTGATAGATGAGTTTCTTTCGGGTGCGATAGAGGCAGAGGCAGATGCTATTTGTGATGGCGAAATGGTAAAAATCATAGGCATCATGGAACACATCGAGCCTGCGGGTATTCATTCGGGCGATTCTTACGCCGTTTTGCCTACCTTCGACCTGCCCCAAGAAATTATCCAGACCATAGAAGAATACACCAAAAAAATTGCCCTTGCCTTGCATACAAGAGGTTTGCTCAACGTGCAATATGCCATCAAAGATGGAAAAGTCTATGTCATTGAGGCAAATCCTCGCGCTTCGCGTACCGTACCTTTTATTTGCAAAGCCTACCAAGAGCCGTATGTCAAATGGGCTACGTGGGTCATGCTTGGCTATAAAAAATTAGCAGCGTTACCCTTTAATCCTACCAAAGAGGGCTATGCTATCAAAATCCCTGTTTTCTCTTTTGATAAGTTCCCCAACGTCAATAAGGAATTAGGTCCCGAAATGAAATCTACGGGCGAGGCGATACAATTTATCAAAGACCTCAAAGACCCATTTTTTAGGGACATCTACAAACAAAGAAACTTGTATTTGAGCCGATAA
- a CDS encoding ABC transporter substrate-binding protein: MKKISPFLVLLSSLFVFFVLSCSQSRKEAISESPATPYKEGNIAFFEALPPHFDPSAPLTLSQRQVVAQLYSPLFRLGEEGILYENLLKSYTVLDSGKTYAFELRQDVFFHPHQDFENQQARQLTAHDVIFSLKRWANTPSGALFRSFLESESQNWQQAFVFEDPFHFQIRLAKKTGLLPHFLATPESSILSAKILQKAGISFEKNKIIKQNLAIGTGAYLLEEVRKNSIVLKKHEDFFGKNDHQKPFPYVHQWELHYHQDTAYLAWLFEKEKIAALLLPPDLYARLDSNFAKSVQKKIINLELQSFPLLAVSVLQFEKVQQADLDTLLRRNIFRFALNLSVDRNKRKNNPQNIENQGFIPQILPQYQQNSLQGYLQDTLKARTFALQSYQDLFAAQEREIHINSFKNDSLYRAAFWAALPTLYLSSTNESWKNAILDSLIQDWAQVGIKAARTQKGENLGINEAKNRANLTYQTFYSPIAEEIGLLMQFPKDCPYLPTTFYQDLDKIWEIESEQKRKTYYWELQKIWLHHAPAVILFYPKNYIFYNKDYIIDLKSNLLGIWNLAEADLKITE; the protein is encoded by the coding sequence ATGAAAAAAATATCGCCTTTTCTCGTGTTGCTTTCTTCTTTGTTTGTTTTTTTTGTGCTATCTTGTTCTCAATCTCGAAAAGAAGCAATTTCAGAAAGCCCCGCTACGCCCTATAAAGAAGGAAATATCGCCTTTTTTGAAGCCCTGCCGCCACATTTTGACCCCTCTGCACCGCTAACACTTAGCCAAAGGCAGGTAGTTGCCCAACTATACAGTCCTTTGTTTCGCTTAGGCGAGGAGGGTATTTTATACGAAAATTTGCTAAAATCTTACACCGTCTTAGACAGTGGCAAAACCTACGCCTTCGAGCTTCGCCAAGACGTTTTTTTTCACCCCCATCAGGATTTTGAAAACCAACAGGCAAGACAGCTCACCGCTCACGATGTCATTTTCAGCCTCAAAAGGTGGGCAAATACGCCTTCGGGTGCGCTCTTTCGCTCTTTTTTAGAAAGCGAAAGCCAAAATTGGCAGCAAGCCTTTGTTTTTGAAGACCCTTTTCATTTCCAAATCCGACTTGCAAAAAAAACAGGACTTCTTCCCCATTTTTTAGCCACTCCTGAAAGTAGTATCCTTTCTGCCAAAATCCTACAAAAAGCAGGCATAAGTTTTGAAAAAAATAAAATCATCAAACAAAATCTTGCCATCGGAACAGGCGCGTATCTTTTAGAAGAAGTTAGAAAAAATAGTATCGTTTTAAAAAAACACGAGGATTTTTTTGGAAAAAATGACCATCAAAAGCCTTTTCCTTACGTGCATCAATGGGAATTGCATTACCATCAAGATACCGCTTATTTGGCTTGGCTCTTTGAAAAAGAAAAAATTGCAGCACTTTTGCTGCCCCCTGACTTATATGCGCGTTTGGATAGTAATTTTGCAAAAAGCGTACAAAAAAAAATCATAAATTTAGAACTACAAAGTTTTCCGCTTTTGGCAGTTTCGGTACTTCAATTTGAAAAAGTACAACAAGCCGACCTCGATACCTTGCTAAGACGCAACATTTTTCGCTTCGCCCTCAATTTGAGTGTAGATAGAAACAAACGAAAAAATAATCCGCAAAACATTGAAAATCAAGGATTTATACCGCAAATTCTACCGCAATATCAGCAAAATTCCCTACAAGGCTACCTACAAGATACGCTCAAAGCGCGAACTTTTGCCCTACAAAGCTACCAAGATTTGTTTGCAGCACAAGAGCGCGAAATACATATCAATAGTTTTAAAAATGATTCACTATATCGAGCGGCTTTTTGGGCTGCCCTTCCTACTCTGTACCTTTCAAGTACAAATGAAAGTTGGAAAAATGCAATCTTAGACAGCCTCATACAAGATTGGGCGCAAGTAGGCATCAAGGCTGCGAGAACCCAAAAAGGCGAAAATTTGGGCATAAATGAGGCAAAAAATAGGGCAAACCTTACCTATCAAACTTTTTACAGTCCCATAGCCGAAGAGATAGGGCTTTTGATGCAATTTCCCAAAGATTGCCCCTATCTACCCACTACTTTTTACCAAGATTTAGATAAAATTTGGGAAATAGAATCCGAACAAAAGCGCAAAACCTACTATTGGGAACTGCAAAAAATCTGGCTTCATCACGCGCCTGCGGTTATACTTTTTTATCCTAAAAATTATATTTTCTACAATAAAGATTATATCATAGATTTGAAAAGCAACCTTTTAGGCATCTGGAATTTGGCAGAAGCAGATTTGAAAATAACTGAATAA
- the glmM gene encoding phosphoglucosamine mutase, whose product MTLIKSISGIRGTIGGKAGETLSPEDVVKFSAAFGTWAKLRANMQEGSPAAPPRMVIGRDARLSGEMYSQLVAVTLRSLGIEVIDLGLATTPTVEMAVPYHQAIGGIILTASHNPSNWNALKLLNQEGEFISADEGAAVLEIADQNQIQYAKVTAFGGYQEDEKALERHVEAILALPAIDREAIAAKQFRIVVDGCNSVGGFAVPYLLERLGVETIERVFCEPTGVFERNPEPLPENITYICSRIRSGNFHLGIVVDPDVDRLCLVCEDGTPFGEEYTLVAVADYLLQKKSGNTVSNLSSTRALAEVTEKAGGTYFASAVGEVNVVASMKANQALIGGEGNGGVIYPELHYGRDALVGIALFLSHLAHFKGSANMLKARYPDYHISKNKIELDEAMNVAEILEKIAEKYKQQQLITLDGVKIIFESGEWVHLRPSNTEPIIRIYAESSSESTAEHLARKIMIDIKEIIAF is encoded by the coding sequence TTGACGCTAATTAAATCTATCTCTGGCATACGCGGTACGATTGGTGGAAAAGCAGGGGAAACCCTCTCGCCCGAAGACGTAGTAAAGTTTAGTGCCGCCTTTGGAACTTGGGCAAAACTAAGAGCCAATATGCAGGAGGGTTCGCCCGCTGCACCCCCTCGAATGGTAATAGGCAGAGATGCCCGCCTTTCAGGAGAAATGTATAGCCAACTGGTAGCCGTTACGCTACGCAGTTTGGGAATCGAGGTGATAGATTTGGGCTTGGCAACTACGCCGACAGTGGAAATGGCAGTGCCTTACCATCAGGCGATAGGCGGCATTATCCTAACGGCAAGCCACAATCCCTCGAATTGGAACGCCCTTAAATTATTGAATCAGGAGGGGGAATTTATTTCCGCCGACGAAGGGGCTGCCGTTTTAGAAATTGCAGACCAAAATCAGATACAATATGCCAAAGTAACTGCCTTTGGTGGCTATCAAGAAGATGAAAAAGCCCTCGAAAGGCATGTAGAAGCGATTTTAGCCCTACCTGCCATAGATAGGGAGGCGATTGCTGCCAAACAGTTTCGCATTGTAGTCGATGGTTGTAATTCTGTGGGCGGTTTTGCTGTGCCTTATCTTTTGGAGCGTTTGGGGGTAGAAACGATAGAGCGTGTTTTTTGTGAGCCTACGGGGGTTTTCGAGCGCAATCCCGAACCCTTGCCCGAAAACATCACCTATATTTGTTCGCGCATCAGAAGTGGCAACTTTCATTTAGGTATCGTTGTAGACCCTGATGTAGATAGGCTTTGTTTGGTCTGCGAAGATGGTACGCCCTTTGGCGAAGAATATACCTTAGTAGCCGTTGCCGATTATCTTTTGCAGAAAAAAAGTGGCAATACGGTTTCAAATCTTTCCTCTACGCGAGCTTTGGCAGAGGTTACTGAAAAAGCAGGCGGGACTTATTTCGCCTCAGCAGTGGGCGAGGTCAATGTAGTGGCAAGTATGAAAGCAAATCAGGCACTTATCGGTGGCGAAGGCAATGGCGGCGTGATTTATCCCGAATTGCATTACGGCAGAGATGCCTTAGTTGGAATTGCACTTTTTCTTTCGCACTTAGCACATTTTAAAGGCTCTGCCAATATGCTCAAAGCGCGTTATCCCGACTACCATATCTCTAAAAACAAGATAGAATTAGATGAGGCGATGAATGTTGCTGAAATCTTGGAAAAAATTGCTGAAAAATACAAGCAACAGCAACTCATTACCCTCGATGGGGTCAAGATTATTTTTGAGAGTGGCGAATGGGTACATCTGCGCCCTTCCAATACCGAACCTATCATTCGCATCTATGCCGAATCGAGCAGTGAATCTACTGCCGAGCATTTGGCGCGAAAAATCATGATAGACATCAAAGAAATTATTGCCTTTTAG
- a CDS encoding metal-dependent hydrolase: MDSLTQIVLGAAVGEAALGRKIGNQALFWGAVAGTIPDLDVLANPFQDVVEQLQWHRSLTHSLLFAIIVSPLFAFFIHKIKRYSHTTFWEWFNLFFWGFVTHALLDTCTTWGTQLLYPFYNYGFATKTVFVIDPLYTLPFLYFVIVVAFTRYRKNGRYNPKRRRRNLYGLGISTCYLILGFVLKFLANQTFEQALQNQNIPYSRYDSKVTALNIVLWNVVAETEEGYYSGYYSFFDADKNIKFNYFPKNWKLLEPYRENEKVQILKEITQGYYSIETTESEDPKIKRLKMNDLRFGQVGDWQGGKGEFVFVYHLDIEEKEGESPKISFSQKPNRYQDAWALFKSLFHRLLGNKS; encoded by the coding sequence ATGGATTCTCTAACACAAATTGTTTTGGGTGCAGCCGTAGGTGAGGCTGCTTTGGGGCGAAAAATTGGCAATCAGGCACTCTTTTGGGGGGCAGTGGCAGGCACAATTCCCGATTTAGACGTATTAGCCAACCCCTTTCAAGATGTGGTAGAACAGTTGCAATGGCATAGAAGTCTTACTCATTCTTTGCTTTTTGCTATTATTGTTTCGCCTTTATTTGCTTTTTTTATACATAAAATAAAACGATATAGCCATACTACTTTTTGGGAATGGTTCAATCTCTTTTTTTGGGGCTTCGTAACCCATGCCCTTCTGGATACTTGCACCACTTGGGGAACGCAACTTTTATATCCATTCTACAATTATGGTTTTGCTACTAAAACAGTTTTTGTCATAGACCCGCTCTATACCTTGCCCTTTCTCTACTTTGTTATCGTCGTCGCCTTTACACGCTACCGAAAAAATGGGCGTTACAATCCCAAACGCAGGCGCAGAAACCTCTATGGCTTAGGCATCAGCACTTGCTACCTTATTTTGGGTTTTGTTTTAAAGTTTTTAGCAAATCAGACCTTTGAGCAAGCCCTTCAAAATCAAAATATTCCTTATTCGCGCTATGATAGCAAGGTTACTGCCCTCAATATCGTGCTTTGGAATGTAGTAGCCGAAACGGAAGAAGGCTATTACAGTGGCTATTATTCTTTTTTTGATGCGGATAAAAATATAAAATTCAATTATTTTCCAAAAAATTGGAAACTGCTCGAACCCTATCGTGAAAATGAAAAAGTGCAGATTTTAAAAGAAATTACACAAGGTTATTACAGCATAGAAACAACAGAAAGCGAAGACCCAAAGATAAAACGCTTGAAAATGAATGACTTACGATTTGGACAAGTGGGCGATTGGCAGGGCGGAAAAGGCGAATTTGTTTTTGTTTATCACCTTGATATTGAAGAAAAAGAAGGCGAAAGTCCAAAGATTTCTTTTAGCCAAAAACCCAACCGCTACCAAGATGCTTGGGCATTGTTTAAGAGTTTGTTTCACCGCTTATTAGGAAATAAAAGTTGA